From a region of the Leptospira kmetyi serovar Malaysia str. Bejo-Iso9 genome:
- a CDS encoding efflux RND transporter permease subunit, translated as MNIAQLSIKRPIFICSIVLLMLLTGWVALGRMGVDLFPDVNIPVVSVTTIYPGAGPEEIEELVSKPLEEELSSISGLKKISSRNQEGVSVVFGEFTLDTDIKYAEQQFRDKVGLVKPKLPTGIKEPKVVRFDPADQPIVRLALFAELDQAKLYDLAKETVKARLEQVQGVGSVKIVGGTRREIQIELDRNKLISYQMPTVVIANRLKTAGLNVPVGKFEAGSKETSYRTLGRYETLSQIENTIVSFSGEVGNAILIKQLGTVRDGTEDEETIGYLWASKDEGIEEKVSVFTKIGNLFKGKNTKSAEVLKETKPALFIDVYKQSGANTVAVADEVLKRIGKLNEGIQGLDGKPKIRLIRDGSKWIRYNVEDVTEAIVIGMLLAVVTVYFFLGNFRSTVITGLALPNSMLGAFVLMWAMGFTINVMTLLALSLAVGLLVDDAIVVRENIFRKLEEGKGVIEAAETGTTEVALAVIGTSLTVIAVFLPVGFLSGIVGQFFKQFGLTVVFAMLISLFDGLAVAPMLSAYFAGKIDHNKKPNKAIQLFDKFQTWLERQYGRIMKVALKRPGMVLLASLGIFILSILSLKLVKSTFLPANDQGEFLVTLDLPPGTSLQGTKQVADQVLDVLKKIPEMDMIAVTIGKPDGGEPNAGTLAVALVNSKKRKRTTTQVKDEIRDLLKPFAYARPAVSDYSAVGGGIQYPFQLVIKGENLAEMDVYSKKVVARLKNLSDLADIDTDYRAGKPEYQIHLDNLKMQLVGVLPGVAGSELRYQIAGDEVSKFYDKGIEYEVKMRLRPDQRNLRMAYGQTKVPNLANKLIPLSAISVGKETAGPSRINRIDRARTIVINANLAPGGAVQDATRITDEILKKELPPPPGIRYNFQGQSEDFKELLANIVLAFGLALVFIYLVLASLYESFITPVTILFAIPPAISGAFFALALTNEMLNLFSMIGLILLMGLVAKNSILLVDYAMQAMREKGLSRNDAIFEAGLVRLRPILMTSLAMIMGTVPIALGLGEAAKSRTAMGIAIIGGLILSTVVTLVVVPSIFGFIDRFREWIEAKFRPEYDMNASLVEPSHSSNGQANYEKEWAFAQEKAEVELPKKSGSKKTKKEH; from the coding sequence ATGAATATCGCCCAGCTTTCGATCAAACGACCTATTTTTATTTGCAGTATCGTTCTCCTGATGCTTCTCACCGGTTGGGTAGCGTTGGGAAGAATGGGAGTGGATCTTTTTCCCGACGTAAACATTCCGGTCGTTTCCGTAACGACCATTTATCCCGGAGCGGGACCGGAAGAAATCGAGGAACTCGTTTCCAAACCTCTTGAAGAAGAACTTTCTTCCATCTCCGGTTTGAAAAAAATTTCTTCCAGAAACCAGGAAGGTGTCTCCGTTGTTTTCGGTGAGTTCACACTCGACACAGACATTAAATACGCGGAACAACAATTCAGAGACAAGGTCGGTCTTGTAAAACCGAAACTTCCCACCGGAATCAAAGAACCGAAAGTGGTTCGTTTCGATCCGGCCGATCAACCGATCGTTCGTCTCGCACTCTTCGCGGAATTGGATCAGGCAAAACTCTACGACCTCGCGAAAGAAACCGTAAAAGCAAGATTGGAACAGGTGCAAGGCGTCGGTTCGGTTAAGATTGTCGGTGGAACAAGAAGAGAAATCCAAATCGAATTGGATCGAAACAAACTGATTTCCTACCAAATGCCTACGGTCGTAATTGCGAACCGATTGAAAACCGCGGGCTTAAACGTTCCCGTCGGAAAGTTCGAAGCCGGTTCCAAAGAAACTTCTTATAGAACCCTGGGTAGATACGAAACTCTTTCTCAGATCGAAAACACGATCGTTTCCTTCAGCGGAGAAGTGGGCAACGCGATTCTCATCAAACAACTCGGAACCGTAAGAGACGGAACCGAAGACGAAGAAACCATCGGTTATCTCTGGGCTTCTAAAGACGAAGGAATCGAGGAAAAAGTTTCCGTCTTCACAAAGATCGGAAATCTTTTCAAAGGCAAAAATACGAAGTCGGCGGAAGTTCTCAAAGAAACCAAACCCGCTCTTTTTATCGACGTTTACAAACAATCGGGTGCGAACACGGTTGCGGTCGCCGACGAGGTTCTGAAAAGAATCGGAAAACTCAACGAAGGAATTCAAGGCCTTGACGGTAAACCGAAAATCCGTCTGATCCGCGACGGATCAAAATGGATTCGATACAACGTCGAAGACGTAACCGAAGCGATCGTGATCGGTATGCTTCTCGCGGTTGTTACGGTTTATTTCTTTTTAGGAAACTTCCGTTCCACGGTGATCACCGGACTTGCGCTTCCGAACTCGATGCTCGGCGCGTTCGTTCTTATGTGGGCGATGGGTTTTACCATCAACGTTATGACACTCTTGGCTCTTTCCTTGGCGGTGGGATTGCTCGTCGACGACGCGATCGTGGTTCGAGAAAACATCTTCCGAAAACTCGAGGAAGGAAAAGGAGTCATCGAAGCCGCGGAAACGGGAACCACCGAGGTTGCGTTAGCCGTAATCGGAACTTCCTTAACGGTGATCGCGGTATTCTTACCCGTGGGATTTCTTTCCGGGATCGTCGGTCAGTTCTTTAAACAGTTCGGATTGACCGTCGTATTCGCGATGCTCATTTCCTTGTTCGACGGTCTTGCGGTCGCTCCTATGCTTTCCGCGTATTTCGCCGGTAAGATCGATCACAATAAAAAACCGAACAAGGCGATCCAACTTTTCGATAAATTCCAAACTTGGTTGGAAAGACAATACGGAAGAATCATGAAAGTCGCGCTCAAAAGACCGGGTATGGTTCTTTTGGCTTCTTTGGGAATTTTCATTCTCTCCATTCTTTCTTTGAAACTCGTAAAGAGTACGTTCTTACCCGCAAACGATCAGGGAGAATTTTTGGTCACCTTGGATCTTCCGCCCGGAACGAGTTTACAAGGAACCAAACAAGTTGCGGATCAAGTCCTCGACGTTTTGAAAAAAATTCCAGAGATGGACATGATCGCGGTTACGATCGGTAAACCGGACGGAGGAGAACCGAACGCCGGAACTCTCGCGGTTGCATTAGTAAATTCTAAAAAACGAAAACGTACTACGACTCAGGTCAAGGACGAGATTCGGGATCTTTTAAAACCGTTCGCGTATGCAAGACCGGCGGTATCCGATTATAGCGCGGTCGGAGGCGGGATTCAATATCCGTTCCAGCTCGTAATCAAAGGGGAAAATCTCGCCGAGATGGACGTGTATTCCAAAAAGGTCGTGGCACGATTGAAAAATCTTTCCGACCTCGCGGACATCGACACGGATTACAGAGCGGGTAAACCGGAATATCAAATTCATCTCGATAATCTGAAGATGCAACTCGTGGGAGTTCTTCCCGGTGTCGCCGGTTCGGAACTTCGTTATCAAATCGCGGGGGACGAGGTCAGTAAGTTTTACGATAAGGGAATTGAATACGAAGTGAAGATGAGACTTCGTCCGGATCAAAGAAACTTAAGAATGGCCTACGGACAAACCAAGGTTCCGAACCTCGCGAACAAACTCATTCCGTTGTCCGCGATCAGCGTGGGCAAGGAAACCGCCGGACCTTCTCGGATCAACCGGATCGACCGCGCGAGAACCATCGTAATTAATGCGAACTTGGCTCCGGGAGGAGCGGTTCAAGACGCGACTCGAATCACGGATGAAATTCTCAAAAAGGAACTTCCTCCGCCGCCGGGAATCCGTTACAATTTCCAAGGACAATCCGAGGACTTCAAAGAACTGCTCGCGAACATCGTTCTTGCGTTCGGATTGGCGTTGGTGTTTATTTATCTCGTTCTCGCTTCGTTGTATGAATCCTTCATCACGCCGGTTACGATTCTTTTCGCGATTCCTCCGGCGATTTCCGGAGCGTTCTTCGCACTCGCTCTTACCAACGAGATGCTCAACCTCTTTTCGATGATCGGTTTGATTCTTCTCATGGGCCTTGTCGCAAAGAACTCGATTCTTCTTGTGGACTACGCGATGCAGGCGATGCGTGAAAAGGGTCTTTCTCGAAACGACGCGATCTTCGAAGCGGGACTCGTCCGACTTCGACCGATTTTGATGACTTCTCTCGCGATGATTATGGGAACGGTTCCGATCGCTCTCGGACTCGGAGAAGCGGCAAAATCAAGAACCGCGATGGGAATCGCGATCATCGGAGGATTGATTCTTTCCACGGTCGTAACGCTCGTCGTAGTTCCGTCCATCTTCGGGTTTATCGATCGATTCAGAGAATGGATCGAAGCGAAATTCCGTCCCGAATACGACATGAACGCTTCCTTGGTGGAACCGAGTCATTCGTCCAACGGACAGGCCAACTACGAAAAAGAATGGGCCTTCGCACAGGAAAAAGCGGAAGTGGAACTTCCAAAAAAATCAGGTTCTAAAAAAACCAAAAAAGAACATTAA
- a CDS encoding LA_0442/LA_0875 N-terminal domain-containing protein, producing the protein MLKKIISISIIFLFWNQSILADIVYLKDGRVIFVKVLNQDMDKISVSNDRETWDIEKKKISRVSFNEDEEIYVRTQLKEKERMNAEIDSLRKSLSEKEALESKKKEETVKSHDLAKGALWRSALLPGWGQFYREDKERGYFFSIAAGLSFLLWFRSDQQYQKEGKNLEDANRLSMVAGATGDPGMIAGAFFHANEIRNQRYQAGIKASSALILFVTIYTFNLVDAWLFGRPWNFFSKQPEEKKESIELNVTPDSQQTPANPSQPESPDRSVPMLPQSGLPGNGLNRWEVQWRIRF; encoded by the coding sequence ATGCTGAAAAAAATTATTTCCATTTCCATCATATTCCTTTTTTGGAATCAATCGATTCTTGCGGACATAGTTTATCTAAAGGACGGAAGGGTTATCTTCGTCAAGGTTCTCAATCAAGACATGGATAAGATCAGCGTTTCGAACGATCGCGAAACCTGGGATATCGAAAAGAAAAAAATCTCGAGAGTTTCGTTCAACGAAGACGAGGAAATCTACGTTCGTACTCAGTTGAAGGAAAAGGAACGGATGAACGCAGAAATCGATTCTTTGAGAAAATCCCTTTCCGAAAAAGAAGCCTTGGAATCGAAGAAAAAAGAGGAAACGGTTAAAAGTCACGATCTTGCAAAAGGCGCTCTTTGGAGAAGCGCGCTGCTTCCGGGTTGGGGACAATTTTATAGAGAGGATAAGGAAAGAGGTTATTTCTTTTCGATCGCCGCAGGTCTTTCTTTTTTACTTTGGTTTCGATCCGATCAACAATATCAAAAAGAAGGGAAGAATTTAGAGGATGCGAACCGACTTTCGATGGTCGCGGGCGCGACCGGCGATCCGGGAATGATCGCGGGAGCATTTTTTCACGCGAACGAAATTCGAAATCAAAGATATCAAGCCGGTATCAAAGCTTCTTCCGCGTTGATTTTATTCGTTACGATTTATACGTTCAACCTCGTCGACGCTTGGTTGTTCGGAAGACCTTGGAATTTTTTTTCAAAACAACCCGAGGAAAAGAAAGAATCCATAGAACTCAACGTGACTCCGGATTCTCAACAAACACCCGCGAATCCCTCTCAACCGGAATCGCCGGATCGATCGGTTCCTATGTTGCCTCAGTCCGGATTGCCCGGAAACGGTTTGAATCGGTGGGAAGTTCAATGGAGAATCCGTTTTTAA
- a CDS encoding DUF1564 domain-containing protein: protein MEYILLNMDQRIDSSLVERTDKVVTLLVPESSFDRLSLVDQKKLGKKLPYLLRRFSKFMAARSRLNENAGATLYQSPGRMKKINFRVNTGHWALLGALAHAHGVSRCYLFNFLLSLDEVEGRDSIVDILNAGVPTFHENYKYIWQLDLTSNKISRHLEFSPNPLRTYYDTSFPWYQKYQTS from the coding sequence ATGGAATATATTCTTTTAAATATGGATCAAAGGATCGATTCTTCCTTGGTGGAAAGAACGGATAAGGTCGTTACGTTGCTTGTTCCGGAAAGTTCTTTCGATCGTTTGTCGCTGGTTGATCAAAAGAAGTTGGGAAAAAAACTTCCTTATCTTTTGAGAAGATTTTCGAAGTTTATGGCCGCGAGAAGTCGTTTGAATGAGAATGCCGGGGCGACTTTGTATCAAAGTCCGGGTAGAATGAAAAAGATTAATTTTAGGGTGAATACCGGACATTGGGCTTTGTTAGGCGCACTTGCTCATGCGCACGGGGTTTCTCGGTGTTATCTTTTTAATTTTTTGTTGTCGTTGGATGAGGTAGAGGGTCGAGATTCTATCGTGGATATTTTGAACGCAGGAGTTCCCACATTTCATGAGAATTACAAGTATATCTGGCAACTAGACCTAACAAGCAACAAGATCAGTCGACATTTAGAATTCTCACCGAACCCGCTCCGAACATACTACGACACAAGTTTTCCTTGGTATCAAAAATATCAAACGTCCTAA
- a CDS encoding DegT/DnrJ/EryC1/StrS family aminotransferase: MSNTETEILEKNPKKKTDIEFHKPTLSREDLKTVLECLVEDHLTTGNVTTRFEKAFSSTFRYKQVISSNHLTSAYHLALLALDIQAGDKIALSTFAPVSALDAIFLLKAIPVVVDLDKNSFHISPEGLTKALEDSSIKAVILDHSFGSIADAKRYDFKGIPVIEDISEVLGAQSETFTPGKQGNIAVCGLSVDQMITTGNGAMIITDQEPLAKKIRAMKAGKEPYQRKEGQPKLDYNLIDYQAALGIEQLSKIGIILERKRKIAQVYLQSISGTSVHTWYGDPNLDTFNRFIILAPGSYEQVERYFRSLQIGTQKVMEEPIHHILELPNTDFPNGERLFQRGHCIPIYPNLTKDNIQRISQAIRRIY; this comes from the coding sequence ATGAGCAACACCGAAACCGAAATTCTAGAAAAGAATCCTAAGAAAAAAACGGACATTGAATTTCACAAACCCACTCTCTCCAGAGAGGATTTAAAAACGGTTCTCGAATGCCTCGTAGAAGACCACCTCACCACCGGAAATGTAACTACACGTTTTGAAAAAGCGTTCTCCTCCACATTCCGATACAAACAAGTGATTTCCAGCAATCATCTCACATCCGCGTATCACCTTGCTTTGCTCGCACTCGACATTCAAGCGGGAGATAAGATCGCACTTTCCACGTTCGCACCCGTTTCCGCACTCGACGCGATCTTTCTTTTAAAGGCGATTCCGGTCGTAGTCGATTTGGATAAGAATTCTTTTCATATCAGCCCGGAAGGACTTACGAAGGCGCTGGAAGATTCTTCCATAAAAGCGGTGATCCTGGATCATTCTTTCGGATCGATCGCCGACGCAAAACGATACGACTTCAAAGGAATTCCGGTCATCGAAGATATTTCCGAGGTTTTAGGAGCGCAAAGCGAAACCTTCACTCCGGGTAAACAAGGAAACATCGCGGTTTGCGGACTTTCCGTAGATCAAATGATTACGACCGGAAACGGAGCGATGATCATCACCGATCAAGAACCTCTCGCAAAAAAAATCCGCGCGATGAAGGCCGGAAAAGAACCGTATCAAAGAAAAGAAGGACAGCCGAAGTTAGATTACAATCTCATCGACTATCAAGCCGCGCTCGGAATCGAACAGCTTTCCAAAATCGGAATCATCTTAGAAAGAAAAAGAAAAATCGCACAAGTTTATCTTCAATCCATCTCGGGAACTTCCGTACACACTTGGTATGGAGATCCGAACTTGGATACTTTCAATCGTTTTATAATTCTGGCACCCGGAAGTTACGAACAAGTAGAAAGATATTTCCGTTCCCTTCAAATCGGAACCCAAAAAGTGATGGAAGAACCGATTCATCATATCCTCGAACTTCCCAACACAGATTTTCCGAACGGAGAACGACTGTTTCAAAGAGGACATTGTATTCCGATCTACCCGAACCTGACGAAAGACAATATCCAAAGAATTTCCCAAGCGATTCGTAGAATCTATTGA
- a CDS encoding helix-turn-helix transcriptional regulator, producing the protein MLETENWNEDEEDFPIPVKEAGKTESRLSALLFNLLSHHSPLSFTKIRSLLPDHYQNLENPDSDRKKLSRDVEELGELGFLVRSTQEGYVLDRNVSNRELKLEKEELQVLAETILKSYQESPSLELYSLSQKLFEGKLDVYPELEMDLKTQKTLSQTATSESEELLKKLLESLKTKSPVQFLYYKTFPEETYRVEVDPIRLIRKNSEDYYLLAYDRKKKERRRFIIPKMSRVETIAENSLYQPQGQKRENSQDWVLHPTLFQVHEPIEVELICDPEFSYKVRNSISEIPYEEFSRDSFRFKITNQEGLFPLLFEARDSIRNILPESLALSFRKNVEQILSNYRASHS; encoded by the coding sequence ATGCTCGAAACAGAAAACTGGAACGAAGACGAAGAAGATTTTCCGATCCCCGTAAAGGAAGCCGGAAAAACGGAATCCAGACTTTCCGCGTTATTATTCAATTTATTGAGTCACCATTCTCCCTTGAGTTTTACGAAAATTCGATCCTTATTGCCGGATCATTATCAAAATCTGGAGAATCCCGATTCCGATCGGAAAAAACTTTCCAGAGACGTGGAAGAATTGGGCGAACTCGGATTTTTGGTTCGTTCCACGCAAGAAGGTTACGTTCTCGATCGAAACGTATCCAACCGAGAATTGAAACTCGAAAAGGAAGAATTGCAGGTGCTTGCAGAAACGATTCTGAAATCCTATCAGGAATCTCCGTCTTTGGAATTGTATTCCTTATCGCAAAAGTTGTTCGAAGGAAAGTTGGACGTTTATCCCGAATTGGAAATGGATTTAAAAACCCAAAAAACGTTGAGCCAAACCGCAACGAGCGAATCCGAAGAACTTCTGAAAAAATTATTGGAATCCTTAAAAACGAAATCGCCGGTTCAGTTTTTGTATTACAAAACCTTTCCCGAAGAAACGTATCGAGTTGAAGTGGATCCGATCCGATTGATCCGAAAGAATTCGGAGGATTATTATCTTCTCGCATACGATCGAAAGAAAAAAGAAAGAAGAAGATTCATCATTCCAAAAATGTCGAGAGTGGAAACGATCGCGGAAAATTCCCTTTATCAACCGCAGGGACAAAAGAGGGAGAATTCTCAGGATTGGGTTTTACATCCCACTCTTTTCCAGGTTCACGAACCGATCGAAGTGGAACTGATCTGCGATCCAGAATTCTCATACAAGGTTCGAAATTCCATATCGGAAATTCCTTATGAAGAATTTTCCCGCGACTCATTTCGGTTTAAAATCACGAATCAGGAAGGGCTTTTCCCGTTGTTGTTCGAAGCGCGGGATTCGATCCGAAACATTCTTCCGGAATCGTTGGCTCTTTCTTTCCGGAAGAACGTGGAACAGATCCTTTCGAACTACCGCGCTTCTCATTCTTGA
- a CDS encoding MarR family winged helix-turn-helix transcriptional regulator, which translates to MKLSNQNLKVIGLSCLNVSLRRTARKITSYYDFILKPAGLRITQFTILVSVAHEEECSITDLSKLTDIDRTTLQRSLEILKRDGLVKIEKKESGNVRSVFLTKKGESKLEEAAELWKQAQSSITDSLGKTKFKETLSILSDVRKLPILQNDFEESL; encoded by the coding sequence GTGAAACTTTCCAATCAAAATCTGAAAGTCATCGGGTTATCCTGCTTAAACGTAAGTTTAAGAAGAACCGCTCGAAAGATCACATCGTATTACGATTTTATTCTAAAGCCAGCAGGACTTAGAATCACACAATTCACGATCTTAGTAAGCGTCGCCCACGAGGAAGAATGTAGTATCACCGACCTTTCCAAACTCACGGACATCGACAGAACGACTCTTCAAAGAAGTTTGGAAATTCTGAAACGAGACGGGCTCGTTAAAATCGAAAAGAAAGAATCCGGAAACGTAAGATCCGTTTTTCTAACGAAAAAGGGAGAATCCAAACTGGAAGAAGCGGCCGAACTTTGGAAACAAGCACAATCCTCGATTACGGATTCGCTCGGAAAAACGAAATTCAAAGAAACACTTTCGATTCTTTCCGATGTACGAAAACTTCCGATCCTACAAAACGATTTCGAGGAATCCCTGTAA
- a CDS encoding LIC10421/LIC12816 family protein produces the protein MKTNKLISVISLLGLLATSSVFAVSEEVEDQLLEKAIVESAVTKEQKTAVGNYLKAVAQQKATRAEELRELARRSTGGKFLASNVQSQKYLKQAQALEKEAQRYQSVLGSL, from the coding sequence ATGAAAACAAACAAACTGATTTCTGTAATTTCCCTTCTTGGCCTTTTGGCAACAAGTTCCGTATTCGCGGTATCCGAAGAAGTTGAAGATCAACTCCTGGAAAAAGCGATCGTAGAAAGCGCGGTAACTAAAGAACAAAAAACCGCCGTTGGAAATTATCTGAAAGCCGTTGCACAACAAAAAGCTACGAGAGCCGAAGAGCTTCGCGAGCTTGCAAGAAGATCCACCGGTGGAAAATTCCTCGCAAGCAACGTTCAATCTCAAAAATATCTGAAACAAGCGCAAGCGCTTGAAAAAGAAGCTCAAAGATATCAATCCGTTCTTGGAAGTCTTTAA
- a CDS encoding thiolase family protein — translation MVYLVDGARTPFGKFGGGLKDFSSSDLGVITAKETIRKTGVDPNEIEEAIYGNVIQDDKDSAYLARHIALRSGLSQSSSALTVNRLCGSGLESVLIGARKILSKENELILAGGTESMSNAPFVLKNARWGNKYGDTTAEDRLAQSLTDCFVDLTMGLTAENIAKEYKISRMDQDEWAGVSQVRAEKASNNGIFSDEMIPVQTKGKKSFLLNRDEQIRGEECVPQLKNLPTAFLKDGTVTAGNASGINDGAASILLASESWVKNSQAKPLAKILGYANIGCDPKMMGLGPIFAVPKALKNAGVAIEDVDLFEINEAYSSQVLAVMRELKLNPDKTNVNGGAIAIGHPLGASGARVTLALAYELKRKNLRIGVASLCIGGGQGIAIVLENSNL, via the coding sequence ATGGTTTATTTAGTCGACGGGGCGAGAACGCCTTTCGGAAAATTCGGAGGAGGATTGAAGGATTTCAGTTCTTCCGATCTCGGAGTGATCACCGCAAAAGAAACGATTCGCAAAACAGGAGTCGATCCGAACGAAATCGAAGAGGCGATTTACGGAAACGTAATTCAAGACGATAAGGACTCCGCGTATCTCGCAAGACATATCGCCCTTAGATCGGGGCTTTCTCAAAGTTCAAGTGCGCTTACCGTCAACCGACTTTGCGGCTCGGGTTTGGAAAGCGTTTTGATCGGAGCGAGGAAAATTCTTTCCAAAGAAAACGAACTGATTCTTGCGGGAGGAACCGAATCGATGAGCAACGCCCCTTTCGTTTTAAAAAACGCGAGATGGGGAAACAAATACGGAGATACGACCGCGGAAGACAGACTCGCTCAAAGTCTTACAGATTGTTTCGTCGATCTTACGATGGGTTTAACGGCGGAAAACATCGCGAAAGAATATAAGATTTCCAGAATGGACCAGGACGAATGGGCCGGCGTTTCTCAGGTCAGAGCCGAAAAGGCTTCGAACAACGGAATTTTTTCCGATGAGATGATTCCCGTTCAGACCAAGGGAAAAAAATCGTTTCTCTTAAACAGGGACGAACAGATCCGAGGAGAAGAATGTGTTCCTCAGTTAAAGAATCTTCCCACCGCGTTCTTAAAAGACGGAACCGTAACGGCGGGAAACGCTTCGGGAATCAACGACGGTGCGGCTTCGATTCTTTTGGCTTCCGAGTCTTGGGTTAAGAATTCTCAAGCTAAACCTTTGGCGAAAATTCTCGGTTATGCGAACATTGGATGCGATCCGAAGATGATGGGATTGGGCCCGATATTCGCGGTTCCCAAGGCTCTTAAAAACGCGGGCGTTGCGATCGAAGACGTGGATCTTTTTGAGATCAACGAAGCGTATTCGTCCCAGGTTTTGGCGGTTATGAGAGAATTAAAATTGAATCCCGATAAAACGAACGTGAACGGAGGTGCGATCGCGATCGGACATCCGCTCGGCGCGAGCGGCGCAAGAGTTACGCTCGCCTTAGCTTACGAACTCAAACGAAAAAACCTGAGAATCGGCGTTGCCTCTCTTTGTATCGGCGGAGGTCAAGGAATCGCAATCGTATTAGAAAATTCTAATCTTTAG
- a CDS encoding VOC family protein, with protein sequence MKYLHTMIRVLDLEKALDFFCMTLELVVVRKKEHPEGKYTLVFLSTGETDAPEIELTYNWGQKEAYTSGRNFGHLAFEVDNIYETCARIASRGITINRPPRDGRMAFIRSPDLISVELLQKGHALPPEEPWLSMPNTGEW encoded by the coding sequence ATGAAATATCTTCACACCATGATACGAGTTTTGGATTTGGAAAAGGCCCTCGATTTCTTTTGCATGACCCTGGAACTTGTCGTCGTAAGAAAGAAAGAACATCCCGAAGGAAAATACACTCTCGTCTTTTTATCGACGGGAGAAACCGACGCCCCCGAAATCGAACTCACCTACAACTGGGGACAAAAAGAAGCTTATACGAGCGGAAGAAACTTCGGCCATTTAGCCTTTGAAGTCGATAACATCTACGAAACCTGCGCCAGAATCGCATCCAGAGGAATCACGATCAATCGCCCTCCCCGCGACGGAAGAATGGCGTTTATCCGTTCTCCGGATCTGATATCGGTAGAATTACTGCAAAAAGGCCACGCGCTTCCACCCGAAGAACCTTGGCTTTCTATGCCCAACACGGGAGAATGGTGA
- a CDS encoding acyl-CoA thioesterase — protein MEEEFRFESRIPVRFSDTDENGHVNNRNYNSYCDEAKMKAFVTSGVDLEKMKQEGIGPIVYKAEYEYLGDLKYPDTVIVKTKVEFIKKTRAIFHQELYRESDEKLVCRVRSYGMWINFNTKKPAFLPAQVLEQMGEFVRPLSKKETVSV, from the coding sequence ATGGAAGAAGAATTTAGATTCGAATCCAGAATCCCGGTTCGATTCAGCGATACGGACGAAAACGGACACGTAAACAATCGGAACTACAATTCTTATTGCGACGAAGCGAAGATGAAAGCCTTCGTCACCTCCGGAGTCGATCTTGAAAAGATGAAACAGGAAGGAATCGGTCCCATCGTTTATAAAGCCGAATACGAATATCTAGGAGATTTAAAATATCCCGATACGGTGATCGTAAAAACCAAAGTCGAATTCATCAAAAAAACGAGAGCGATCTTTCATCAGGAACTTTACCGCGAATCGGACGAAAAACTCGTTTGCCGAGTTCGTTCTTACGGAATGTGGATCAACTTCAATACGAAAAAACCCGCGTTCTTACCGGCTCAAGTATTGGAACAAATGGGAGAATTCGTTCGCCCCTTATCAAAAAAGGAAACCGTTTCCGTTTAG